One Pantoea eucalypti genomic region harbors:
- the rcsD gene encoding phosphotransferase RcsD gives MLYKFPLTSGNVTRFFVVFNLVLLLALGFMVHNSVNAWLTGKRYAMDDLARDVQKRIDAYRFATWQIYENLSTSAAGAPPGSNLQETRLRPDVYYLEKTRRKTEALIFGSHDSSTLDMTMRMSNYLDTLWGAENPTWSMYFLNGQDNSLIMISTLPLKDMATRYKESAISSMVDSRRAEMLQQANALDERESFSPLRHLAFQNDHYFTLRTTFNQPGHLATVVAFDLPVNDIVPQNMPLENFQLRQDTSMPASSSEQQDVENTRVSLVNPNIEIAATLPSTPLQLVYQVPITRLIIDSLHNLLWPLLINLLLFLLSLAGIVLLRQQSLRPSENQSAELDSLRVLNEEIVASLPVGLLVYDFASNRTLLSNKIAEHLLPHLNLQKIINMSDQHQGVLQATINNEVYEIRHARSVLSPHTQLFMMRDQDRELLVNKKLQKAQQVLDRNHQMRQQLLHNLGHALNQPLEKMVAQLVQLSQRDADETVLDLLDESQGLARLVDDIVLLNRLEAHDWSPDATVFNLQELLDEIALESLPLMRRKGLSLVVNNHLANDETRFGDRRALRKVLTTLMHYALTTTRWGKITLEVKAAEKQADRVIIELVDTGAGLTVDELANVDFPFLGDTSQDRYGQASGMAFFLCKQLCKQMGGSLDIVAKADIGTRYNMQLPLVLEEKREEEEEKILDGVTALVEITVEDVHKIVCRHLENWGARCLTPDERISGQDHDVMVTDDPSKLSGWALLLAEDELGHHALNDQQYRVNFNLSNAMLDALLALIEKQLSHDVMDNDMEDDAATPLMSGGYFQLFTETVPVDVKRLYTESAEKDYASLAQTAHRLKGVFAMLNLTPGKQLCEELEHHIKACDDSNITNTTSDIDAYVNQLLQQGNQ, from the coding sequence ATGTTGTATAAGTTTCCACTGACCTCCGGCAATGTCACCCGCTTTTTTGTGGTTTTCAATCTGGTGCTCCTGCTGGCGCTGGGCTTTATGGTGCATAACTCGGTCAATGCCTGGCTGACCGGGAAACGCTATGCTATGGACGATCTGGCGCGTGACGTACAGAAACGTATTGATGCCTATCGCTTTGCCACCTGGCAGATATATGAAAACCTCTCAACCAGCGCAGCCGGTGCGCCACCTGGCAGTAACCTGCAGGAGACGCGGCTGCGTCCTGATGTCTATTATCTGGAAAAAACCCGGCGTAAAACGGAAGCACTGATTTTCGGCTCACATGACAGCAGTACGCTGGATATGACCATGCGGATGTCGAACTATCTCGACACGCTGTGGGGCGCGGAAAATCCCACGTGGTCGATGTACTTTTTAAATGGTCAGGACAACAGCCTGATTATGATTTCGACCCTGCCACTGAAAGATATGGCAACGCGCTATAAAGAGAGCGCCATCAGTTCAATGGTGGATAGCCGTCGCGCTGAGATGCTGCAGCAGGCCAATGCGCTGGATGAACGCGAGAGCTTCTCGCCACTGCGCCACCTCGCCTTCCAGAACGATCACTATTTCACGCTGCGCACCACCTTTAACCAGCCGGGCCATCTGGCCACTGTTGTCGCCTTTGATCTGCCGGTTAACGATATTGTTCCGCAGAACATGCCGCTGGAAAACTTCCAGCTGCGTCAGGACACCTCAATGCCTGCCAGCAGCAGTGAACAGCAGGATGTGGAAAATACCCGTGTCTCACTGGTTAATCCCAATATCGAGATTGCGGCCACCCTGCCAAGTACGCCGTTGCAGCTGGTTTATCAGGTGCCGATTACTCGCCTGATTATCGACAGCCTGCATAATCTGCTCTGGCCGCTCCTGATCAATCTGCTGCTGTTCCTGCTCTCGCTGGCGGGGATCGTGCTGCTGCGTCAGCAGTCACTGCGTCCCAGCGAAAACCAGAGCGCTGAACTCGATTCACTGCGGGTGCTGAATGAAGAGATTGTGGCCAGCCTTCCGGTCGGTCTGCTGGTTTATGACTTTGCCAGCAACCGCACTCTGCTGAGCAATAAGATTGCTGAACATCTTTTGCCTCACCTCAATCTGCAGAAGATCATTAATATGTCCGACCAGCATCAGGGCGTGCTGCAGGCCACCATCAACAATGAAGTGTATGAGATCCGACACGCCCGCAGCGTGCTGTCGCCGCATACGCAGCTGTTTATGATGCGTGATCAGGATCGCGAACTGCTGGTTAACAAGAAATTGCAGAAAGCGCAGCAGGTGCTGGATCGCAATCATCAGATGCGCCAGCAGCTGCTGCATAATCTGGGCCATGCGCTGAATCAGCCACTGGAAAAAATGGTGGCGCAGCTGGTGCAGCTCAGCCAGCGTGATGCCGATGAAACCGTACTGGACCTGCTCGACGAGAGCCAGGGCCTGGCGCGACTGGTAGATGATATCGTGCTGCTGAACCGGCTTGAAGCACACGACTGGTCACCGGATGCGACCGTCTTCAACCTGCAGGAACTGCTGGATGAGATTGCGCTGGAAAGCCTGCCGTTGATGCGCCGCAAAGGGCTGTCGCTGGTGGTGAATAATCATCTGGCGAATGACGAGACGCGCTTTGGCGACCGTCGCGCCCTGCGCAAAGTCCTGACCACGTTGATGCACTACGCCCTGACCACGACCCGCTGGGGGAAAATTACCCTGGAAGTTAAGGCTGCGGAGAAGCAGGCCGACAGAGTGATCATCGAACTGGTGGATACCGGTGCGGGCCTGACGGTGGATGAACTGGCGAATGTCGACTTCCCGTTCCTGGGGGATACCAGCCAGGATCGTTACGGACAGGCCTCCGGCATGGCGTTCTTCCTGTGTAAGCAGCTCTGCAAGCAGATGGGTGGCAGTCTCGATATCGTGGCAAAAGCGGATATCGGCACGCGCTATAACATGCAACTGCCGCTGGTGCTGGAAGAGAAGCGTGAGGAAGAAGAGGAAAAAATTCTGGATGGCGTGACCGCGCTGGTGGAGATCACCGTGGAGGACGTACATAAAATCGTCTGCCGTCATCTGGAGAACTGGGGAGCGCGTTGTCTGACACCTGATGAGCGCATTTCCGGTCAGGATCACGATGTCATGGTGACCGACGATCCCTCGAAGCTTAGCGGCTGGGCACTGCTGCTGGCGGAAGATGAATTGGGTCATCATGCACTGAACGACCAGCAGTATCGGGTCAATTTCAATCTCAGTAATGCGATGCTGGATGCATTGCTGGCCCTGATTGAGAAACAACTGTCGCATGATGTGATGGATAACGACATGGAAGACGACGCGGCCACGCCATTAATGAGCGGCGGCTATTTCCAGCTGTTTACGGAGACAGTACCGGTTGATGTGAAGAGACTGTATACTGAGTCGGCGGAAAAGGACTACGCCTCGCTTGCTCAGACAGCGCATCGCCTAAAGGGCGTGTTTGCCATGCTCAATCTGACTCCCGGCAAACAGCTTTGTGAAGAGTTAGAACACCACATTAAAGCGTGTGACGATTCAAACATTACAAATACCACCAGTGATATTGACGCTTACGTCAATCAACTGCTGCAGCAAGGTAACCAATAA
- the rcsB gene encoding response regulator transcription factor RcsB, which translates to MNNLNVIIADDHPIVLFGIRKSLEQIEWVNVVGEFEDSTALINNLSKLDANVLITDLSMPGEKYGDGITLIKYIKRHYPDLSIIVLTMNNNPAILSSVLDLDIEGIVLKQGAPTDLPKALAALQKGKKYTPESVAKLLEKISAGGYGDKRLSPKESEVLRLFAEGFLVTEIAKKLNRSIKTISSQKKSAMMKLGVDNDIALLNYLSSVSQSQVERD; encoded by the coding sequence ATGAATAACTTAAACGTAATTATTGCCGATGACCATCCAATTGTCCTTTTCGGTATCCGAAAGTCTCTGGAACAAATTGAATGGGTCAACGTTGTAGGTGAGTTCGAAGACTCAACAGCACTGATCAATAATCTGTCCAAGCTTGATGCCAACGTCCTGATCACCGACCTCTCTATGCCAGGTGAGAAGTATGGCGATGGTATTACGCTGATTAAATATATTAAACGCCACTACCCGGATCTCTCGATTATTGTTCTGACCATGAACAATAACCCGGCGATTCTGAGTTCAGTCCTTGATCTCGATATCGAAGGGATTGTCCTGAAACAGGGCGCGCCTACCGATTTACCAAAAGCATTGGCTGCACTGCAGAAAGGCAAGAAATACACGCCAGAAAGCGTTGCGAAACTGCTGGAGAAGATCAGCGCGGGTGGTTATGGCGACAAGCGCCTGTCACCGAAAGAGAGTGAAGTGCTGCGTCTGTTTGCAGAAGGTTTCCTGGTAACCGAAATCGCCAAGAAACTGAACCGCAGTATCAAAACCATCAGTAGCCAGAAGAAATCAGCGATGATGAAACTGGGCGTGGATAACGATATCGCACTGCTGAACTACCTGTCCTCTGTCAGCCAGAGTCAGGTCGAAAGAGACTAA
- a CDS encoding MFS transporter, with protein MTALDASQQHKHQSRLNWGTRTIFLINGLGMSAWAPLVPFARDRLQLSGASLGALLLCLGIGSLAAMPVTGTLVARFGCRRVMCVSTLLVLMMMPLLATADSHLVMAAALMLFGAGLGMLDVAMNYQAVQVEQAADKPMMSGFHGFFSLGGILGAGTVSLLLSRDFTPLTATLVVMAIMLLLLLWRLPVLMNARLHQPDQPWLVIPRGWVAFLGLLCFILFLAEGAVLDWGALLLLQNPAMSPAYAGLGYAVFSVAMTLGRFSGDKIIQRFGRYPVMLSGALTAAAGMCLAVWLPWPEIALLAFLLVGFGLSNTVPMLFNAAGNQQDMPANLAISAMTTLGYAGILSGPALIGFISQWISLSGAFLLIALLLLAVAASARKVAR; from the coding sequence ATGACCGCACTGGACGCTTCACAACAACATAAACATCAAAGCCGCCTTAACTGGGGTACACGCACTATCTTTTTAATTAATGGCTTAGGGATGTCAGCCTGGGCTCCGCTGGTGCCGTTTGCCCGGGATCGTCTGCAGCTCAGTGGCGCGTCCCTGGGCGCCTTGCTGCTCTGTCTGGGTATTGGTTCGCTGGCGGCGATGCCGGTGACCGGCACGCTGGTGGCGCGTTTTGGCTGCCGTCGCGTGATGTGCGTCTCCACCCTGTTAGTACTGATGATGATGCCGCTGCTGGCGACAGCAGACTCTCATCTGGTGATGGCGGCTGCGCTAATGCTTTTTGGTGCCGGGCTGGGCATGCTGGATGTGGCGATGAATTATCAGGCGGTTCAGGTTGAGCAGGCTGCAGATAAACCGATGATGTCGGGCTTTCATGGTTTCTTCAGTCTTGGTGGTATTCTGGGCGCAGGAACCGTCAGCCTGTTGCTGAGCCGGGATTTCACTCCACTGACCGCTACGCTGGTGGTAATGGCAATAATGCTCTTGCTGCTGCTGTGGCGATTGCCGGTCCTGATGAATGCGCGTCTGCATCAGCCCGATCAGCCCTGGCTGGTGATCCCACGTGGCTGGGTTGCGTTCCTTGGCCTGCTCTGCTTTATCCTTTTCCTGGCGGAAGGGGCCGTACTGGACTGGGGCGCGCTGCTGCTGCTGCAGAACCCGGCGATGTCACCCGCCTATGCCGGACTCGGCTATGCCGTCTTTTCCGTCGCGATGACGCTGGGCCGTTTTAGTGGCGACAAGATCATCCAGCGTTTTGGCCGCTATCCTGTGATGCTCTCCGGCGCCCTGACCGCCGCAGCGGGTATGTGTCTGGCCGTCTGGCTGCCGTGGCCGGAGATCGCTCTGCTGGCTTTCCTGCTGGTCGGCTTTGGTTTATCCAATACGGTGCCGATGTTGTTCAATGCTGCCGGGAATCAACAGGATATGCCTGCGAACCTGGCGATTTCTGCCATGACAACGCTGGGATATGCGGGTATTCTCTCAGGTCCGGCTTTAATCGGATTCATTTCGCAATGGATCAGCCTCAGCGGCGCATTTTTACTGATCGCCCTGTTGCTGTTAGCGGTAGCCGCCAGTGCGCGAAAAGTTGCGCGATAA